The proteins below are encoded in one region of Triticum aestivum cultivar Chinese Spring chromosome 1B, IWGSC CS RefSeq v2.1, whole genome shotgun sequence:
- the LOC123094162 gene encoding uncharacterized protein: MSIASSSSSAAMAAPSLAALGHTITEKLTRDNFLVWKAQVLPHIRIAGLMGHLDGTTAEPVAVLIAETEVSGKKEVTSTPNPAHGVWVMQDQQVLAFLLASFSREVLLQVHDIPTATGVWTPILAMFASQSRARGIQLRTQLVNTKKGGLSATAYFAKMKGLADEMAAAGKRLDEDDLVSHILGGLDSDYSPYVAALSARTDQTIGLSELYAPTLGGGAAGLPEQHPLRLLRQPRLQGGNRPQPGRSSAGNSGGGGSRPEGGSGGPLKCQICKKDGHGAWSCAKRFDKSFNNNQKRYGGGDRHGGGGRQGAGARSVNTAATTSYGVDTN; encoded by the coding sequence ATGTCCATCGCCAGCTCTTCTTCCTCCGCTGCCATGGCTGCTCCCTCCCTCGCTGCTCTCGGCCACACCATCACCGAGAAGCTCACACGCGACAATTTTTTGGTGTGGAAGGCCCAGGTCCTCCCACACATCCGCATCGCTGGTCTGATGGGCCACCTCGATGGCACAACGGCAGAGCCCGTTGCCGTTCTGATAGCGGAGACGGAGGTCTCCGGGAAGAAGGAGGTCACTTCGACCCCCAACCCTGCCCATGGCGTTTGGGTCATGCAGGACCAGCAGGTCCTTGCGTTTTTGCTTGCCTCCTTCTCACGGGAGGTACTTCTTCAGGTCCACGACATCCCGACGGCCACTGGAGTCTGGACACCGATCCTCGCCATGTTCGCATCGCAGTCCCGTGCGCGGGGTATCCAGCTCCGCACGCAGCTCGTCAACACCAAAAAGGGCGGTCTGTCTGCCACCGCCTACTTCGCCAAGATGAAGGGCCTCGCCGATGAGATGGCGGCGGCTGGGAAGCGCCTTGACGAAGACGACCTTGTCTCTCATATCCTCGGTGGGCTGGACTCGGATTACAGTCCGTACGTCGCGGCCCTCTCTGCTCGCACGGACCAGACTATCGGTCTCAGCGAGCTGTACGCTCCTACTCTCGGCGGAGGCGCGGCTGGACTCCCAGAACAGCACCCACTCCGGCTACTCCGTCAACCTCGCCTCCAAGGGGGGAATCGTCCCCAGCCTGGTCGCTCCTCTGCTGGTAACAGCGGCGGAGGTGGATCACGCCCAGAAGGCGGGAGTGGAGGCCCTCTCAAGTGCCAGATCTGCAAGAAAGATGGCCATGGCGCATGGAGCTGCGCCAAGCGCTTCGACAAGAGCTTCAACAACAACCAGAAGCGCTATGGTGGAGGTGATCGCCATGGTGGAGGTGGCCGCCAAGGTGCAGGTGCTCGTTCTGTCAACACAGCTGCTACAACCTCCTATGGCGTAGATACCAATTGA